The Spirosoma sp. SC4-14 DNA window AACGGAAATAAAGGGTTTGGCTCCATAGTCCAGTAAATCGAGCGCCAGTTCAGCACCCGTGTTTCCCATACCTACAACCAGCACATTTTCGTCGCGGAAGGGTGCGCCATTACGATATTCGCAGCTATGCCAGATAATGCCCCGGAAATCGCGCTGGCCTGGTAGTTCTGGAATATTCGGTATGCGGTTATAGCCCGTTGCCACCACCACCTGCTCACCCGTAAACGTATCGGTTTCGGTCTGTACCTGCCACTGTCCGTTGGCTATTCGTTGAAGCCCAATCACTTTCTGGTTGTAGTGTGGACGAATGTTAAACTGTTCGGCATAACGTTCTAGGTATTCAACCACCTGTAGGCGAGGTACATACGTTGGGTAATTGCTCGGATAAGGAAAGTGGGGGAGAGCCGAATGTTCTTTTACGGTATGCAGATGCAGCCGATCGTAGTGATTACGCCAGGCAAAACCAATGTAGTCGCTGGCTTCCAGAACCGTAAACGGGAGCTTTCGGTGAGCCAGTTGCCCGGCAATGGCCAACCCCGCCGGACCAGCCCCAATGATGATTGTTGACATGGGTGTACCGTTTATGGTGTACGGTTTACGATTGCGCTGTACTAGAAGAATGAACGCTGACAGGCGGAGCCACCATAAACCGTAAACCGGTTTTACCTACTTGATCCGGGTCCAGGTTTGAGTTTTGCCAATCAGTGAGATACCCATATAGCCTCGTACGTCCAGCGTATTAGGGTCTTTCAGCGTCATTTTGCAATTGTACTCTTTCCCATCTTCCGGATTATAGATTTTACCATCGCTCCAGACATTGCCTCCGTTGTATTTAAAATTATACATGATTGGTAAATTCATCAGGGGGCGGGTTCGTTTGGAGGGGTCGCCATTGCGGATGTCTGTTTTTGGCTTGCCCGTTGTGGGGTCATTGGGTTCGCTAAGCCAGATAAGTTTACCAAAATAGGTGCCTCCGCGCTTATAAATTTGCACATGCCCTTTTTTCGTACCATTTAGCCAGGTGCCCACTACCGCATCAGAGTCGTCGTCGGCAATAAAAGCAGATTGGGCAATGAGCAGAATGAAGATTGCGACCAGGTTACGTAGGGTTTTCATAAGTACTCGTTAATTAAAATGAAACGGTAAATTTGCTGTATTAACGTAAATATGGACTAAAAAGTCTGAACCCAGATGCCACATATCCGTAGATTTACAGGATTTTGAGTTCGGGAGATTCCCGAATTGGCTCAGGTATTCTATGTGAATTAATCAGTAACTATGTTTCATCGAGATCCCAACCGGACCTATCCAACCGAAACCGAATCGCGGGTAATTATTCGGTTTCAGGATTGCGATCCTCTTCAGCACCTCAACAACGCAAAGTATTTCGACTATTATTTTAATGCCCGTGAAGATCAGGTAGCCAAACTCTACGACATTAACTATGGCCAGATGTTTCGGGAATTGAAAACGAGCTGGGTCGTATACCAGCACCAGATTGCCTACATCCGACCCGCACTGGTGAGTGAGTGGGTACGCATCACCTCCCGGCTGATTTATTTCAACGAAGATACCCTCGTTGAAGAGTTTTTCATGACCAACGATGACAAAACGGAACTGAAAAACGTGCTCTGGATGACGTCGAAGTACATTAGTGTGCAAACAGGTAAACGTACGCCACATACCCCCGACGTTATGGCCTATCTGGAAGCAACGAAGTATCCGCACGTCGGTTATCCAGAAGTAAATTTTAACGACCGTATTCGCGAAATCAAGCAGGAACTCGTCCCGGTCAGGGTATAGAACAAGCTCTTTCTGACAGGATTGACATGATTTTCAAGACTAATCCTGAAAATCATGTCAATCCTGTCGAAAAAAAACATGTTCTACGCCCGTTTGAAAAAAAGTTTGTAGTTTGTCAGTGCGTGGCCTGGAAGCAATTCTGATCAGGCTTCGAACTCACAAACTACAAACTAGTTACTGAAACCCTCTCTACTGTGCGTCTGCTCAATAACCTCACTGTTCGTGTTCTGATTGCCATTACGCTGGGCATTCTGACCGGCTATTTCTTCCCCGAAACGGCGGCTAAGCTAAAA harbors:
- a CDS encoding NAD(P)/FAD-dependent oxidoreductase, with protein sequence MSTIIIGAGPAGLAIAGQLAHRKLPFTVLEASDYIGFAWRNHYDRLHLHTVKEHSALPHFPYPSNYPTYVPRLQVVEYLERYAEQFNIRPHYNQKVIGLQRIANGQWQVQTETDTFTGEQVVVATGYNRIPNIPELPGQRDFRGIIWHSCEYRNGAPFRDENVLVVGMGNTGAELALDLLDYGAKPFISVRRAINIIRRDLFGRPAQPTAIFLSKFPTWFYDFVAGLSQKISVGDVSAYGLGKPAHPPSYDTRRGVIPVIDIGTLDQIKAGKITVVPGIERVNAKTVTFTDGRELPFDAIILATGYRPGLTSFLDSTLAAQILNDRGYPKQLWFSNPPLKGLYFLGYTTPITGVIYNLTIDSDQIATHIAQNNSVMA
- a CDS encoding DUF2147 domain-containing protein — translated: MKTLRNLVAIFILLIAQSAFIADDDSDAVVGTWLNGTKKGHVQIYKRGGTYFGKLIWLSEPNDPTTGKPKTDIRNGDPSKRTRPLMNLPIMYNFKYNGGNVWSDGKIYNPEDGKEYNCKMTLKDPNTLDVRGYMGISLIGKTQTWTRIK
- a CDS encoding acyl-CoA thioesterase, whose protein sequence is MFHRDPNRTYPTETESRVIIRFQDCDPLQHLNNAKYFDYYFNAREDQVAKLYDINYGQMFRELKTSWVVYQHQIAYIRPALVSEWVRITSRLIYFNEDTLVEEFFMTNDDKTELKNVLWMTSKYISVQTGKRTPHTPDVMAYLEATKYPHVGYPEVNFNDRIREIKQELVPVRV